In the genome of Rhizobium rhizogenes, one region contains:
- a CDS encoding DUF2946 family protein: protein MGFIRRIMQDRSSAGAIATLAVLLFLLQGLANGLTSGNMAMAALAADEVICSSHMPDGPAKQDPAGKIAADCCGTLCRLASATIATLPVIPVERADRIIPTGEVAFLNFDAALPPSPPNLESRPRAPPAPPQN from the coding sequence ATGGGATTTATTCGCAGGATCATGCAGGACAGGAGTTCGGCTGGCGCCATCGCCACGCTGGCCGTCCTGCTTTTCCTTCTGCAGGGTCTCGCCAATGGCCTGACCAGCGGCAACATGGCCATGGCCGCGCTTGCGGCGGATGAGGTCATCTGTTCCAGCCACATGCCGGACGGCCCCGCAAAGCAGGACCCGGCGGGCAAAATTGCCGCCGACTGCTGCGGAACGCTGTGCCGGCTGGCATCGGCCACCATTGCCACTCTCCCGGTCATTCCTGTCGAACGCGCGGACAGGATCATTCCGACGGGCGAAGTCGCCTTTTTGAACTTCGACGCGGCATTGCCGCCATCGCCGCCCAATCTGGAATCACGCCCGCGCGCACCGCCCGCCCCTCCGCAGAACTGA
- a CDS encoding glycoside hydrolase family 108 protein: MAQETLPVALDLMFGHEGGYVNAKTDRGGPTKYGITHKTLAAHRGVASVTAEQVKAMTREEATEIYRRSYWVQSGGDLLPKGLDYAAFDFGVNFEPATAVRRLQRVLGVREDLHRNIGIRPPSVHAHISCHVQGAAAKAAPAILYN, from the coding sequence ATGGCTCAGGAAACGCTTCCCGTCGCTCTCGACCTTATGTTTGGTCACGAGGGCGGCTACGTGAATGCAAAGACGGATCGGGGCGGCCCGACCAAATACGGCATCACCCACAAGACACTCGCCGCGCATCGTGGCGTTGCTTCCGTCACGGCCGAACAGGTCAAGGCAATGACGAGGGAAGAGGCAACTGAAATCTATCGCCGGTCGTATTGGGTGCAGAGCGGCGGCGACTTGCTGCCGAAGGGCCTCGATTACGCAGCGTTCGATTTCGGCGTGAATTTTGAGCCAGCAACCGCAGTACGCCGCCTTCAGCGCGTCCTTGGCGTGCGCGAGGATCTGCATCGGAATATCGGCATCAGGCCGCCGTCGGTTCATGCGCATATTTCATGCCATGTTCAGGGAGCTGCCGCGAAGGCGGCACCAGCCATTCTTTATAATTGA
- a CDS encoding histidine phosphatase family protein gives MSIYLVRHGQTEFNAVRRWQGQVDSPLTELGRQQAMLMGRRLATLVETGEVHIFSSPLGRARQTCEIVAGEIGMIDGITLDPGLMEIGMGAWDGMTDYEIDYEYPGMRDGLDRYEWFFHAPGGETFDRMKSRVARSLETITQRQARDAIVICHGITSRILRGVYANLSREEALRLDVPQDAFFHLQDGDVTRIDC, from the coding sequence ATGAGCATCTATCTCGTCCGTCACGGCCAGACCGAATTTAATGCCGTCCGCCGCTGGCAGGGCCAGGTCGATTCGCCGCTGACGGAACTGGGGCGGCAGCAGGCGATGCTGATGGGACGCAGGCTCGCCACGCTGGTTGAAACCGGTGAAGTGCATATTTTTTCCAGCCCGCTTGGCAGGGCCAGACAGACCTGTGAAATCGTCGCGGGCGAAATCGGCATGATCGACGGCATCACTCTCGATCCCGGACTGATGGAAATCGGCATGGGCGCATGGGATGGCATGACGGATTACGAGATCGACTACGAATATCCCGGCATGCGCGACGGGTTGGATCGCTACGAGTGGTTTTTCCATGCACCGGGCGGCGAAACATTCGACAGGATGAAGAGCCGCGTCGCCCGCAGCCTGGAGACGATCACACAGAGACAGGCCCGCGACGCGATCGTCATCTGCCACGGTATAACCAGCCGGATATTGCGCGGCGTCTATGCGAACCTTTCCAGAGAGGAAGCCCTGCGCCTCGATGTGCCGCAGGATGCGTTTTTCCATCTTCAGGACGGTGATGTCACCCGGATCGACTGCTGA
- a CDS encoding acyl-CoA thioesterase: MTDQTIKPTGELTLRTLAMPADANPAGDIFGGWVMSQMDLASGIRAAERSRCRVVTAAVKEMAFELPVKIGDTLSIYTDIARVGRTSITLTVEAWAQRSRYDKLEKVTAGTFIMVAMDENGQPTPIPPAE; the protein is encoded by the coding sequence ATGACCGACCAGACCATCAAACCGACCGGCGAGCTGACGCTCAGGACACTCGCCATGCCGGCCGATGCCAATCCCGCCGGGGATATTTTCGGCGGCTGGGTCATGTCGCAGATGGACTTGGCGAGCGGCATCCGTGCAGCCGAGCGCTCGCGCTGTCGCGTGGTCACGGCGGCGGTCAAAGAAATGGCCTTCGAACTGCCGGTGAAGATCGGCGATACGCTGTCCATCTATACCGATATCGCCCGCGTCGGCCGCACCTCCATCACATTGACGGTTGAGGCCTGGGCACAGCGGTCGCGTTATGACAAGCTGGAGAAGGTTACCGCCGGCACCTTCATCATGGTGGCGATGGACGAGAACGGGCAGCCGACGCCCATCCCTCCGGCGGAGTGA
- the tuf gene encoding elongation factor Tu — protein MAKSKFERTKPHVNIGTIGHVDHGKTSLTAAITKFFGEFKAYDQIDAAPEEKARGITISTAHVEYETPNRHYAHVDCPGHADYVKNMITGAAQMDGAILVCSAADGPMPQTREHILLARQVGVPAIVVFLNKVDQVDDAELLELVELEVRELLSSYDFPGDDIPIIKGSALAALEDSDKKIGEDAIRELMAAVDAYIPTPERPIDQPFLMPIEDVFSISGRGTVVTGRVERGIVKVGEEVEIVGIRPTSKTTVTGVEMFRKLLDQGQAGDNIGALVRGVNRDGVERGQILCKPGSVKPHKKFKAEAYILTKEEGGRHTPFFTNYRPQFYFRTTDVTGIVTLPEGTEMVMPGDNVTVDVELIVPIAMEEKLRFAIREGGRTVGAGIVASIVE, from the coding sequence ATGGCAAAGAGCAAGTTTGAGCGGACGAAGCCGCACGTCAACATTGGCACGATCGGTCACGTTGACCATGGCAAGACGTCGCTGACGGCAGCAATCACGAAGTTCTTCGGCGAGTTCAAGGCGTACGACCAGATCGACGCTGCTCCTGAAGAGAAGGCTCGTGGTATCACGATTTCGACGGCCCACGTTGAGTATGAGACGCCGAACCGTCACTACGCTCACGTTGACTGCCCCGGCCACGCCGACTACGTGAAGAACATGATCACCGGTGCGGCGCAGATGGACGGCGCGATCCTGGTTTGCTCGGCAGCCGACGGCCCGATGCCGCAGACGCGCGAGCACATCCTGCTTGCCCGTCAGGTTGGCGTTCCGGCGATCGTCGTGTTCCTCAACAAGGTCGACCAGGTTGACGACGCCGAGCTTCTCGAGCTCGTCGAGCTTGAAGTTCGCGAACTTCTGTCGTCCTACGACTTCCCGGGCGACGATATCCCGATCATCAAGGGTTCGGCACTTGCTGCTCTTGAAGATTCCGACAAGAAGATCGGTGAAGACGCGATCCGCGAGCTGATGGCTGCTGTCGACGCCTACATCCCGACGCCTGAGCGTCCGATCGACCAGCCGTTCCTGATGCCGATCGAAGACGTGTTCTCGATCTCGGGCCGTGGTACGGTTGTGACGGGTCGCGTTGAGCGCGGTATCGTCAAGGTTGGTGAAGAAGTCGAGATCGTCGGCATCCGTCCGACCTCGAAGACGACGGTTACCGGCGTTGAAATGTTCCGCAAGCTGCTCGACCAGGGCCAGGCCGGCGACAACATCGGTGCACTGGTTCGCGGTGTTAACCGTGACGGCGTCGAGCGTGGTCAGATCCTGTGCAAGCCGGGTTCCGTCAAGCCGCACAAGAAGTTCAAGGCCGAAGCCTACATCCTGACGAAGGAAGAAGGCGGCCGTCATACGCCGTTCTTCACGAACTACCGTCCGCAGTTCTACTTCCGCACGACGGACGTAACGGGCATCGTTACGCTTCCGGAAGGCACGGAAATGGTTATGCCTGGCGACAACGTGACCGTTGACGTCGAGCTGATCGTTCCGATCGCGATGGAAGAAAAGCTGCGCTTCGCTATCCGCGAAGGCGGCCGTACCGTCGGCGCCGGCATCGTGGCTTCGATCGTCGAGTAA
- a CDS encoding BA14K family protein, with translation MLRMPKTISALALGVALSGASVMPAHALSLIQPAYQPPEQAQTSTQRSYPASAFAAGTGEDATTNGYALTQAEINHVKWCAARYTSYHPTDNSYMAPAGTRTQCRSPY, from the coding sequence ATGTTGAGGATGCCGAAGACTATCTCCGCGCTCGCTCTTGGCGTCGCATTATCTGGCGCTTCCGTCATGCCCGCTCATGCGCTGAGCCTCATACAGCCGGCCTATCAACCGCCGGAACAGGCCCAGACCTCCACGCAGCGCAGCTATCCCGCCTCCGCCTTCGCCGCAGGAACCGGCGAAGATGCCACGACCAATGGCTATGCCCTGACGCAAGCGGAAATAAACCACGTGAAATGGTGTGCGGCCCGATACACCTCATATCATCCGACGGATAACAGCTACATGGCCCCCGCCGGCACCCGCACGCAATGTCGTTCGCCCTATTGA
- the rplJ gene encoding 50S ribosomal protein L10 — protein sequence MERAEKREFVTELNEVFKASGSVVVAHYAGVTVAQMNDFRSKMRAAGGTVKVAKNRLAKIALQGTESEGMSDLFKGQTLIAYSTDPMIAPKVVMDFAKTNDKVVVLGGAMGATTLNAEAVKSLATLPSLDELRAKLLGLLNAPATRVATVVAAPASQLARVFSAYAKKDEAA from the coding sequence GTGGAAAGAGCGGAAAAACGCGAATTCGTCACGGAGCTGAACGAAGTCTTCAAGGCTTCCGGTTCGGTTGTCGTGGCCCACTATGCTGGTGTCACCGTTGCGCAGATGAACGACTTCCGTTCGAAGATGCGCGCTGCCGGAGGCACCGTCAAGGTCGCGAAGAACCGCCTGGCCAAGATCGCTCTTCAGGGTACGGAGTCGGAAGGGATGTCAGATCTCTTCAAGGGACAGACGCTGATTGCATACAGCACTGACCCGATGATCGCTCCGAAAGTCGTCATGGATTTCGCCAAGACCAACGACAAGGTCGTTGTTCTCGGTGGCGCCATGGGCGCAACCACGCTCAACGCCGAAGCAGTCAAGTCGCTTGCGACCCTGCCTTCGCTGGACGAGCTGCGTGCGAAGCTGCTGGGCCTTCTCAATGCCCCGGCAACCCGCGTCGCAACGGTTGTTGCAGCACCGGCAAGCCAGCTTGCCCGCGTGTTCTCGGCTTACGCCAAGAAGGACGAAGCCGCTTAA
- a CDS encoding MliC family protein, with product MTKSIAAICFAVLSSAASGALAEDLVIPLPKDTAVEKVETVYQCGADTVEAVYFNAGDISLVRLGLKDGVLVAANVISGSGARYEGGVHVWWSKGEEADLYDLMADPEMKKPVHCVEKKKS from the coding sequence ATGACAAAATCCATCGCCGCCATCTGCTTCGCCGTTCTGTCGTCGGCCGCCTCCGGCGCCCTTGCCGAAGATCTGGTGATTCCGCTTCCGAAGGATACGGCGGTCGAGAAGGTGGAGACTGTCTACCAATGCGGCGCGGACACGGTGGAGGCCGTTTATTTCAATGCCGGGGATATCAGCCTCGTGCGGCTGGGACTGAAGGACGGTGTCCTCGTTGCGGCGAATGTCATTTCAGGCTCGGGGGCCAGATATGAGGGAGGCGTCCATGTCTGGTGGTCGAAGGGCGAGGAGGCGGATCTTTACGATCTGATGGCGGACCCGGAGATGAAGAAGCCGGTTCATTGCGTGGAAAAGAAAAAGTCCTGA
- the rplA gene encoding 50S ribosomal protein L1 encodes MAKVAKRIQKIREGVDPNKLYVLTDAISMVKERAVAKFDETVEVSMNLGVDPRHADQMVRGVVNLPNGTGRDVRVAVFARGAKADEATAAGADVVGAEELVEIVQGGKIDFDRCIATPDMMPLVGRLGKVLGPRGMMPNPKVGTVTMDVAGAVKASKGGAVEFRVEKAGIVHAGVGKASFDAKALEENIKAFADAVIKAKPAGAKGNYVKRVAISSTMGPGVKIDPSSVSA; translated from the coding sequence ATGGCCAAGGTAGCAAAGCGCATTCAGAAGATCCGCGAAGGCGTGGATCCCAACAAGCTTTACGTTCTTACCGACGCCATCTCGATGGTCAAGGAACGTGCTGTCGCCAAGTTCGACGAAACCGTTGAAGTTTCGATGAACCTCGGCGTTGACCCGCGCCACGCGGACCAGATGGTTCGTGGCGTCGTCAACCTGCCGAACGGCACCGGCCGTGACGTTCGCGTCGCCGTCTTCGCCCGTGGCGCCAAGGCTGATGAAGCCACGGCAGCCGGCGCTGACGTTGTTGGCGCGGAAGAGCTGGTTGAAATCGTCCAGGGCGGCAAGATCGACTTCGATCGCTGCATCGCGACCCCGGACATGATGCCGCTCGTCGGCCGTCTCGGCAAGGTACTCGGCCCGCGTGGCATGATGCCGAACCCGAAGGTCGGTACGGTGACGATGGATGTTGCCGGCGCCGTCAAGGCGTCCAAGGGCGGCGCTGTCGAGTTCCGCGTCGAAAAGGCCGGTATCGTACACGCTGGCGTTGGCAAGGCTTCGTTCGACGCCAAGGCTCTTGAGGAAAACATCAAGGCTTTCGCCGATGCGGTCATCAAGGCAAAGCCGGCTGGCGCCAAGGGCAACTATGTCAAGCGCGTCGCCATTTCCTCGACCATGGGTCCGGGCGTCAAGATCGACCCTTCGTCGGTTTCGGCTTAA
- the rplK gene encoding 50S ribosomal protein L11 produces the protein MAKKVAGQLKLQVKAGAANPSPPIGPALGQRGINIMEFCKAFNAATQEMEKGMPIPVVITYYQDKSFTFVMKQPPMTYWLKKEAKITSGSKTPGKGAKVGSITKAQVKTIAEAKMKDLNAADIEGAMAMVEGSARAMGLEVVG, from the coding sequence ATGGCTAAGAAAGTTGCAGGCCAGCTCAAGCTGCAGGTAAAGGCCGGGGCGGCCAATCCGTCCCCGCCGATCGGTCCTGCACTTGGTCAGCGTGGCATTAACATCATGGAATTCTGCAAGGCGTTCAACGCTGCCACGCAGGAAATGGAAAAGGGTATGCCGATCCCGGTCGTCATCACCTATTACCAGGACAAGTCCTTCACCTTCGTCATGAAGCAGCCGCCGATGACCTACTGGCTGAAGAAGGAAGCGAAGATCACCTCCGGTTCCAAGACGCCTGGCAAGGGCGCCAAGGTCGGCTCCATCACCAAGGCTCAGGTCAAGACGATCGCTGAAGCCAAGATGAAGGATCTGAACGCAGCCGACATCGAAGGCGCAATGGCAATGGTTGAGGGCTCCGCCCGCGCCATGGGCCTGGAAGTGGTAGGTTGA
- a CDS encoding TerC family protein produces MEIFTAAGFTAFLQVIAIDLVLAGDNAIVIGLAAAGLPAHLRRKAILVGIIAATVLRIGFAAVTVQLLSIVGLQLFGGLLLAWVCWKMWSELREAAGSIEDEVTDEEADLTKGHKTFFQAATQIVIADVSMSLDNVLAVAGAAQEHVTVLVIGLIVSIALMGLAANFVAKLLHRYRWISYLGLMVIIYVALNMLYHGVIEVLPYIKPYLG; encoded by the coding sequence ATGGAAATCTTCACAGCCGCCGGTTTCACGGCATTCTTACAGGTGATCGCGATCGATCTCGTTCTGGCGGGCGACAACGCCATCGTCATTGGCCTTGCCGCAGCCGGCCTCCCTGCCCATCTCCGCCGCAAGGCGATCCTGGTCGGCATCATTGCCGCCACCGTTCTGCGCATCGGCTTTGCCGCCGTCACCGTGCAGCTGCTTTCCATCGTCGGCCTGCAATTGTTCGGCGGCCTGCTGCTCGCATGGGTGTGCTGGAAGATGTGGTCCGAGCTGCGCGAGGCCGCGGGCTCCATCGAAGACGAGGTAACGGACGAAGAGGCCGACCTGACCAAGGGTCACAAGACCTTCTTCCAGGCCGCGACCCAGATCGTCATCGCCGACGTCTCCATGTCACTGGACAACGTGCTTGCCGTCGCCGGCGCCGCCCAGGAGCATGTGACCGTACTGGTGATCGGGCTCATCGTCTCCATCGCCCTCATGGGGCTTGCAGCGAACTTCGTGGCCAAGCTGCTGCACCGCTATCGCTGGATTTCCTATCTCGGCCTGATGGTCATCATCTATGTGGCGCTCAACATGCTCTATCACGGCGTGATCGAGGTCCTGCCCTACATCAAGCCCTATCTGGGCTGA
- the secE gene encoding preprotein translocase subunit SecE: protein MASKTNPFTFLQQVRAEASKITWPSRRETMISTAMVLVMVIFAALFFFAADQLIGWLLSLVLNVGR, encoded by the coding sequence ATGGCATCCAAAACCAATCCGTTTACGTTTCTGCAGCAGGTTCGCGCCGAAGCGTCAAAAATCACTTGGCCGTCGCGCCGCGAGACCATGATTTCGACGGCTATGGTGCTGGTGATGGTCATTTTTGCGGCTCTGTTCTTCTTTGCTGCGGATCAGCTCATCGGCTGGCTGCTCAGCCTGGTGCTGAACGTAGGCCGGTAA
- the nusG gene encoding transcription termination/antitermination protein NusG, whose translation MAARWYIVHAYSNFEKKVAESIEEKARQKGLDHLFEKILVPTEKVVEVRRGRKVDSERKFFPGYVLVRANLTDEAYHLIKNTPKVTGFLGSDSKPVPIPDYEADRILGQVQEGVERPKSSVSFEIGEQVRVSDGPFASFNGVVQDVDEERSRLKVEVSIFGRATPVELEYNQVEKV comes from the coding sequence ATGGCAGCGCGCTGGTATATCGTTCACGCATATTCGAATTTTGAAAAGAAGGTCGCCGAGTCGATCGAGGAAAAGGCCCGCCAGAAGGGTCTGGATCATCTTTTTGAGAAAATCCTCGTGCCGACCGAAAAGGTCGTCGAGGTGCGTCGTGGCCGCAAGGTCGACAGCGAGCGCAAGTTCTTTCCGGGTTACGTGCTGGTGCGCGCCAACCTGACGGATGAGGCCTATCACCTCATCAAGAACACGCCGAAGGTGACCGGTTTCCTCGGTTCGGACAGCAAGCCTGTTCCGATCCCGGATTATGAGGCCGATCGTATCCTCGGTCAGGTTCAGGAAGGTGTCGAGCGTCCGAAGTCTTCGGTTTCGTTCGAGATCGGCGAGCAGGTTCGCGTTTCCGATGGTCCGTTCGCGTCGTTCAACGGCGTGGTTCAGGATGTCGACGAAGAGCGCTCGCGCCTGAAGGTGGAAGTTTCGATTTTCGGCCGCGCTACGCCGGTCGAGCTGGAATACAATCAGGTCGAGAAGGTCTGA
- the rlmB gene encoding 23S rRNA (guanosine(2251)-2'-O)-methyltransferase RlmB, with translation MSKDGPKNKSTRDTHYANLRRAVRDAKRERGEIPTPQQPKRRNRGADDWKPPQLAPDQVHLYGLHTVRAALANPERQIVKLSVTQNAFARLDIGQADAQPFPVEMVSPQDIDRVLGPEAIHQGVMLETRPLPVKRLGALKDSPLILVLDQVTDPHNVGAIMRSAVAFNAGAVITTMRHSPTESGVLAKSASGALELIPYIQITNLADALGELHKLGFFSVGLDSEGPAPIEQTFSGEKIALVLGAEGKGLRQKTRETVSALARLDMPGEIKSLNVSNAAAIALYATQQFLGKASS, from the coding sequence ATGAGCAAAGACGGTCCCAAGAACAAATCCACCCGCGACACGCATTACGCCAACCTGCGCCGTGCCGTGCGCGACGCCAAGCGAGAGCGGGGCGAAATTCCGACTCCGCAGCAGCCCAAACGCCGCAACCGCGGCGCGGACGACTGGAAGCCGCCGCAGCTTGCACCGGATCAGGTGCATCTTTACGGCCTGCATACCGTGCGCGCCGCACTCGCCAATCCCGAACGGCAGATCGTCAAGCTCTCTGTCACCCAGAACGCTTTCGCGCGTCTCGATATCGGTCAAGCGGATGCGCAGCCCTTCCCGGTGGAGATGGTATCGCCGCAGGATATCGACCGGGTGCTCGGCCCCGAAGCCATCCACCAGGGCGTGATGCTGGAAACCCGGCCGCTGCCGGTCAAGCGGCTTGGCGCGCTGAAGGACAGCCCGCTCATCCTCGTGCTCGATCAGGTCACCGACCCGCACAATGTCGGCGCAATCATGCGCTCGGCCGTCGCCTTCAATGCCGGCGCCGTCATCACCACCATGCGTCACAGCCCGACCGAGTCAGGCGTGCTGGCGAAATCCGCTTCCGGCGCGCTGGAACTCATTCCCTATATCCAGATCACCAATCTCGCCGATGCGCTGGGCGAACTGCACAAGCTCGGCTTCTTCTCCGTCGGCCTGGATTCGGAAGGTCCCGCCCCCATCGAACAGACCTTCAGCGGTGAAAAGATCGCGCTGGTACTGGGTGCCGAAGGCAAGGGGCTGCGCCAGAAAACCCGCGAAACCGTCTCGGCGCTTGCCCGTCTCGATATGCCGGGCGAGATCAAATCGCTCAACGTATCGAATGCCGCGGCCATCGCCCTTTACGCAACACAGCAATTTCTGGGCAAAGCGTCGTCCTGA
- a CDS encoding ABC transporter ATP-binding protein: MSISDTIFRPFETLIRPLDIPFRPLPSKGPVAVLLHFIAMFRGVLIALALSSMAVEAINLSIIWGLSVIVDGVTAQGAEAFLRNEWPLLTVLGLLIFPAMPVASFLLNTLNSHTLGIAMPVAIQWQGHKAVERQDLAFFHELYAGQVASRLSQVSSAVQQQIINAFQIGPRFLLQMIGSLALLAALSWQLALPVFIWIVLNVVLAVKLAPVFTERSRRSAKQKSLVSGAITDLYSNMQMIKQFAAEDSEAGAIRRILMKAVQTQNREQRVYRASELVVVALNMALWLAILSVGFSGLVKGFITVGEFVGAVYILQRLSGHTFTFLQMGQQIFQAIGTIKDAMPVMTTPPTITDRAGAAELGVSRGDIDFDHIRFAYKSGGPVIDDLSLTVRAGEKVGLVGLSGAGKTTLVNLLLRFYDIQEGVIRIDGQDIREVTQASLRRNIGVIAQDVALLHRSVGDNIRYGRPDATQEEVEQVAKVAKADAFIADLADNEGRKGFQAFVGDRGIKLSGGQRQRVAIARVLLKDAPILILDEATSALDSESEADIQEKLNLVMEGKTVIAIAHRLSTIARMDRIIVLDHGRIIEEGRPEELVERGGLFARLWKRQIGGFIPEDE, from the coding sequence ATGTCGATTTCAGATACGATCTTTCGCCCTTTCGAGACGCTGATACGGCCGCTCGACATTCCCTTCCGGCCGCTGCCGTCGAAAGGTCCCGTCGCGGTGCTCTTGCATTTCATCGCGATGTTTCGCGGTGTCCTCATTGCCCTTGCCTTGTCGTCCATGGCGGTGGAAGCCATCAATCTGTCGATCATCTGGGGATTGTCCGTCATCGTCGATGGGGTGACGGCGCAGGGCGCAGAGGCCTTCTTACGCAATGAATGGCCGCTGCTTACCGTTCTCGGATTGTTGATTTTCCCGGCCATGCCGGTGGCTTCGTTTCTTCTCAATACACTCAATTCGCACACGCTCGGCATCGCCATGCCGGTGGCCATCCAGTGGCAGGGACACAAGGCGGTGGAGCGGCAGGATCTGGCATTTTTCCATGAGCTTTATGCCGGGCAGGTCGCCTCGCGCCTTTCGCAGGTCTCGTCGGCGGTGCAGCAGCAGATCATCAACGCATTCCAGATCGGACCGCGTTTCCTGCTGCAAATGATCGGCTCTCTTGCGCTTCTTGCCGCCCTGTCCTGGCAGCTGGCGCTGCCGGTGTTCATCTGGATCGTGCTCAATGTCGTTCTCGCCGTCAAACTTGCTCCGGTCTTCACGGAACGCTCGCGGCGCTCGGCGAAACAAAAGAGCCTTGTCTCGGGCGCGATTACCGATCTCTACAGCAATATGCAGATGATCAAGCAATTTGCCGCCGAAGACAGCGAGGCGGGCGCAATTCGCCGCATCCTGATGAAGGCGGTGCAGACGCAGAACAGGGAGCAGCGTGTCTACCGCGCGTCCGAACTGGTCGTGGTGGCGCTCAACATGGCGTTGTGGCTGGCGATCCTGTCAGTGGGGTTTTCCGGTCTGGTGAAGGGCTTCATCACGGTCGGAGAATTCGTCGGCGCCGTCTATATATTGCAGCGGCTGTCGGGGCACACATTCACCTTCCTGCAGATGGGCCAGCAGATCTTTCAGGCGATCGGCACCATCAAGGACGCCATGCCTGTCATGACGACGCCGCCGACCATTACTGACAGGGCAGGCGCTGCGGAACTCGGTGTCTCGCGTGGGGACATTGATTTCGACCATATCCGCTTTGCCTACAAGTCTGGCGGGCCGGTGATCGATGATCTGTCGCTGACCGTGCGCGCCGGGGAGAAAGTCGGCCTTGTTGGTCTGTCGGGCGCGGGAAAAACGACGCTCGTCAACCTGCTTCTGCGTTTCTACGACATTCAGGAAGGTGTCATCCGTATCGACGGTCAGGATATTCGCGAGGTCACACAGGCGAGCCTGCGCCGCAATATCGGAGTGATTGCCCAGGACGTGGCCCTGTTGCACCGGTCGGTTGGTGACAATATCCGCTACGGGCGACCGGATGCGACGCAGGAGGAGGTGGAGCAGGTGGCGAAAGTGGCGAAGGCCGACGCCTTCATCGCCGATCTCGCCGATAATGAGGGGCGCAAAGGATTTCAGGCCTTTGTGGGAGACCGCGGCATCAAGCTTTCCGGCGGGCAGCGCCAGCGGGTCGCCATTGCGCGTGTGCTGTTGAAAGATGCGCCGATCCTGATCCTCGACGAAGCCACCTCCGCCCTTGATAGCGAGTCCGAAGCCGATATTCAGGAGAAGCTGAACCTGGTGATGGAGGGCAAGACGGTGATCGCCATCGCGCACCGCCTGTCGACCATTGCGCGAATGGACCGCATCATCGTGCTGGATCATGGCAGGATTATCGAAGAGGGAAGGCCGGAGGAGCTGGTGGAGCGGGGTGGGCTGTTTGCCCGCCTCTGGAAACGTCAGATCGGCGGCTTCATCCCGGAAGACGAGTGA